The following proteins come from a genomic window of Pirellula staleyi DSM 6068:
- a CDS encoding ABC transporter ATP-binding protein, whose translation MMPICLSLQHVSKGYGAGIARREVLHDVSLDVRRGEMVAIVGYSGSGKSTLVSLLAGLTQPDVGQVLFDGAAVSEPGPERGVVFQNYSLLPWLSALDNVLLAVSQVTPGKSTADRRDRAMHYLELVNLAHAKDRKPAQLSGGMRQRVALARALAMDPQVLLLDEPLGALDALTRGELQKELQQIFLRENKTIVLITNHVDEALMLADRIVPLSPGPSATLGTSVEVALARPRNLAELAHDPTFVQLRAEITQTLVDSKRKAPSSQQRQGISAPKYQPRQLPARSLRRPSALASS comes from the coding sequence ATGATGCCCATCTGCTTATCGCTGCAGCATGTGTCGAAAGGGTATGGAGCGGGGATCGCGCGCCGCGAAGTGCTGCACGATGTTTCGCTCGACGTTCGCCGCGGCGAGATGGTGGCCATCGTGGGTTACTCAGGATCGGGTAAGTCGACACTAGTTTCTCTGCTCGCCGGACTCACGCAGCCCGATGTGGGACAGGTTCTGTTCGACGGTGCCGCTGTGAGCGAGCCTGGTCCCGAGCGCGGCGTAGTGTTTCAAAACTACTCGCTGCTGCCCTGGCTCTCGGCGCTCGATAACGTTCTGCTCGCGGTTTCGCAGGTCACGCCAGGAAAATCGACAGCCGATCGTCGCGATCGCGCGATGCACTATCTGGAACTTGTGAATCTCGCGCATGCCAAAGATCGCAAGCCCGCGCAGCTGTCGGGCGGCATGCGGCAGCGCGTGGCCTTGGCTCGCGCTCTGGCAATGGACCCCCAAGTGCTGCTGCTCGACGAGCCCCTCGGAGCCCTTGACGCGCTGACCCGTGGCGAGCTGCAAAAAGAATTACAGCAGATTTTCCTGCGTGAAAACAAAACAATCGTGCTGATCACCAACCACGTCGACGAAGCGCTAATGCTGGCCGATCGGATCGTTCCACTCTCGCCCGGTCCGAGCGCAACACTGGGGACCTCGGTGGAAGTGGCACTCGCTCGCCCGCGTAATCTGGCCGAACTCGCTCACGATCCAACGTTCGTACAGCTGCGTGCCGAGATCACGCAAACACTTGTAGATAGCAAACGCAAGGCTCCGAGCAGCCAGCAACGTCAAGGTATCAGTGCCCCCAAGTATCAGCCTCGCCAACTCCCCGCGCGATCGCTACGTCGTCCCTCTGCGCTGGCGAGTAGCTAA
- a CDS encoding sulfite reductase subunit alpha: protein MKIPVIPDSAPFSPAQRAWLNGFFAAMLTARDSGGTAAVMSPVTSSHSSVAVLEPPAVAPLAPEEFPWRDSSLSIDERVALASDRPLELKLMSAMAQLDCGSCGYLCQTYAEAVARGEEKDLTRCSPGGTPTAKTLKKLLAEHASNPAKTNGQNGHSQNGHGSYGQTSNDSAPAAAVGIANGTAAHAKGLLGTSKKNPLIARLISNDRLTELDAGKDTRHVVIDLGTSNLTYEPGDSLGILPENDPAMVERLLEALQHSGEQLITRGDEEPQSLRTLLLQQVVINKANVGLLEYFAQIGASDARRVIEEGLTADENPLLLASIADLINRFSIRIASIETFVEKLPPLQPRLYSIASSQQAHPLQVHLTMGVAEYRAGEERRFGIASHYAGVRLQPGDSIRVFVHPSKFRLPADPSTPIIMIGPGTGIAPFRGFLQHRDRLKMPGKSWLFFGNQSREKDYLYQSELEDFVSRGVITRLSLAFSRDQVEKRYVQHEMLAHAAELWQWLAGGAVVYICGDAKRMAADVEKTLQQIIVEQGHLTADEAKKKLQEWLKSGRLKKDVY from the coding sequence ATGAAAATTCCGGTGATCCCCGACTCGGCACCATTTTCGCCAGCGCAGCGCGCGTGGTTGAATGGCTTCTTCGCCGCGATGCTCACCGCGCGCGATTCTGGTGGCACAGCTGCCGTGATGTCACCAGTAACATCTTCGCACAGCAGCGTTGCCGTGCTCGAGCCTCCAGCTGTCGCACCGCTAGCGCCCGAGGAGTTTCCGTGGCGCGATTCGTCCCTCTCTATAGATGAAAGGGTTGCCCTGGCCAGCGATCGGCCGCTCGAACTCAAGCTGATGTCAGCCATGGCGCAGCTCGACTGTGGATCGTGCGGCTATCTCTGTCAAACCTATGCCGAAGCTGTCGCTCGAGGCGAAGAAAAGGACCTCACACGCTGCTCGCCAGGTGGAACTCCAACCGCCAAAACGCTGAAAAAGCTCCTCGCGGAACATGCGAGCAATCCGGCGAAAACGAACGGCCAAAACGGTCATTCTCAGAATGGCCATGGGTCCTATGGGCAGACTTCTAATGACTCTGCTCCTGCCGCAGCTGTGGGGATCGCAAACGGAACAGCTGCGCATGCCAAGGGGCTGCTGGGGACGTCGAAGAAGAATCCACTCATCGCCCGACTCATCTCCAACGATCGACTGACGGAACTGGATGCCGGCAAAGATACGCGTCATGTGGTGATCGATTTAGGCACGTCGAACCTCACTTATGAACCGGGAGATAGTCTCGGCATTCTCCCCGAGAATGATCCCGCGATGGTCGAGCGACTTCTCGAGGCGCTGCAGCACTCGGGCGAGCAACTTATCACGCGCGGTGACGAGGAACCCCAATCGCTACGCACACTGCTGCTCCAGCAAGTGGTGATTAACAAGGCAAACGTCGGGCTGCTCGAATACTTTGCACAGATTGGCGCGAGCGATGCGCGGCGCGTGATTGAAGAGGGACTCACTGCTGACGAGAACCCACTGCTGCTCGCATCGATTGCCGACCTCATCAACCGTTTCTCGATTCGTATCGCATCGATCGAGACGTTTGTTGAAAAACTTCCGCCGCTGCAACCACGTCTCTATTCGATTGCTTCATCGCAGCAAGCTCATCCGCTGCAAGTTCATTTAACGATGGGGGTAGCTGAGTACCGGGCTGGTGAGGAGCGTCGATTTGGAATTGCATCGCACTATGCAGGGGTTCGATTGCAACCGGGCGATTCGATTCGGGTGTTCGTGCATCCGTCGAAGTTTCGCCTGCCCGCCGACCCCAGCACGCCGATCATCATGATTGGTCCCGGGACTGGGATCGCGCCGTTTCGTGGGTTCTTACAGCATCGCGATCGGCTGAAGATGCCGGGCAAATCGTGGCTGTTTTTTGGGAATCAATCGCGCGAGAAGGATTATCTCTATCAGTCGGAACTCGAGGACTTTGTCTCGCGAGGTGTGATCACGCGGCTGTCGCTGGCGTTCTCACGCGACCAAGTGGAGAAACGCTACGTGCAGCATGAAATGCTCGCGCATGCAGCCGAGCTATGGCAGTGGCTTGCTGGCGGTGCAGTGGTTTACATTTGCGGCGACGCTAAGCGGATGGCGGCGGATGTCGAGAAGACACTGCAGCAGATCATCGTCGAGCAGGGACATCTCACTGCCGACGAAGCGAAAAAGAAGCTGCAGGAGTGGTTGAAATCAGGACGCTTGAAGAAAGATGTCTATTAA
- the ntrB gene encoding nitrate ABC transporter permease: protein MGAAVRGVVWRYLGLEQSVNPMQDKRFPGDFILLPLVGALLFVAVWWISSATWAPSLPSPLKTWEMSRLYVMEPFAKRGELDQGILRFTWYSLVLVAKGYLLAIVLGAPLGFALGSSPLLTRMFDPVIQFLRPVSPLAWLPLGLVLFGKSEPAAIFTIALCSMWPTVINTAQGVRAIPQDYLNVARVLRLSSWTMLWKIMLPAALPYMFTGFRLSLGIAWLVIVAAEMLTGVPGVGGFLWQEYNSLIYEHILLCILTIGAVGLALDRLMSIVERWVRYA, encoded by the coding sequence GTGGGCGCTGCAGTTCGCGGTGTGGTCTGGCGTTATCTGGGACTTGAGCAAAGCGTGAATCCGATGCAAGACAAACGATTTCCTGGCGACTTTATCCTCCTGCCACTGGTCGGGGCGCTCCTGTTTGTCGCCGTCTGGTGGATCTCGTCCGCCACGTGGGCTCCCAGTCTCCCCTCGCCGCTGAAGACCTGGGAGATGAGTCGGCTGTATGTGATGGAGCCCTTTGCCAAGCGGGGCGAACTCGATCAAGGCATCCTGCGATTCACCTGGTACTCCTTGGTGCTCGTCGCCAAAGGCTATCTGCTGGCGATCGTCCTCGGAGCTCCCCTCGGCTTTGCACTCGGTAGCTCGCCGCTGCTGACTCGCATGTTCGATCCGGTGATTCAGTTCCTACGGCCTGTTTCACCACTGGCCTGGCTGCCGCTAGGACTCGTCCTCTTTGGTAAGTCGGAACCAGCGGCCATCTTCACCATCGCCCTCTGCTCGATGTGGCCGACGGTCATCAACACGGCCCAAGGAGTGCGAGCCATTCCTCAAGACTATTTGAATGTCGCCCGTGTCCTGCGGCTGTCGAGCTGGACGATGCTCTGGAAAATCATGCTCCCCGCTGCCCTCCCCTACATGTTCACCGGTTTTCGATTGAGCCTCGGCATCGCCTGGCTCGTGATTGTGGCCGCCGAGATGCTCACCGGCGTACCCGGAGTCGGTGGGTTTCTCTGGCAAGAGTACAACAGCCTGATTTACGAGCACATTTTGCTGTGCATCCTCACGATCGGCGCGGTGGGGCTCGCGCTCGATCGCTTGATGAGCATCGTCGAACGCTGGGTTCGCTATGCCTAG
- a CDS encoding NirA family protein → MNAPQTFSEEQQQYLMGFAAGCDALQTSRNPTFASTLSALGMLPATTPETVPSPLPPDARLAHGVAQNQFLDRGLKLSSEEQAKRSKDPFQMRDAMEQAASEARFPKGTDVFLYKYHGLFHVAPAQNAFMCRLRFAGGMTNSHQFRGIADIAEKFAGGYTDVTTRSNLQLREIPAEYPLEVIDGLVELGVITRGSGADNIRNITIPPTSGIDPEEIIDTRTLARKMNHYILQHPEMYGLPRKFNISFDGGGRTTTLADTNDIGFFAVRGSLDGTSAPEIFFRMELGGITGHGDFASDCGILLRECECVDLAAAVLRVFLQEGDRTDRKRARLKYVLDRLGQAEFLKLVEKSYGKPLRQVPREYVELPRTKAVSGAHLGFHPQAQPGLHYVGVVLPVGRLSAQQMRDLAQVADRYGSGTIRLTVWQNLLISDIKTDDIPAVQAAIEATGLCTSATNVRSGLVACTGAAGCKFAAAHTKQHALKLATYLESKIQLDLPVNIHLTGCHHSCAQHAIGDIGLLGTKVAQGEEMVEGYHLFVGGGFGDDRGIGRQLQASIPATEMPSIVERLLIAWNDGRDFREQTFADWSRKRTLDELTRVIANSSVAMKEVA, encoded by the coding sequence ATGAACGCTCCACAAACGTTTTCCGAAGAACAGCAGCAGTATCTGATGGGATTTGCAGCGGGCTGCGATGCTCTGCAAACGAGTCGAAATCCCACCTTTGCTTCGACCCTCTCGGCCCTGGGGATGCTCCCAGCGACAACGCCCGAAACGGTGCCGAGTCCCCTCCCGCCCGATGCGCGGCTCGCGCATGGTGTCGCGCAGAATCAGTTTCTCGACCGGGGGCTCAAACTTTCCAGTGAGGAGCAAGCGAAGCGATCGAAAGACCCGTTTCAAATGCGAGACGCCATGGAGCAGGCGGCAAGTGAAGCTCGATTTCCCAAAGGAACCGACGTATTTCTCTATAAATACCACGGTTTATTTCACGTGGCCCCTGCCCAAAATGCGTTCATGTGTCGCCTTCGTTTTGCAGGAGGTATGACGAACTCGCATCAGTTTCGTGGCATCGCCGACATCGCGGAAAAGTTCGCTGGGGGATATACCGACGTCACCACGCGCTCCAATCTTCAGCTGCGAGAGATCCCGGCCGAGTATCCCCTGGAGGTGATCGATGGACTCGTCGAACTCGGAGTGATTACGCGCGGAAGTGGCGCCGACAATATTCGCAACATCACCATTCCGCCGACCTCTGGCATCGATCCCGAAGAAATCATCGATACGCGCACTCTTGCACGAAAAATGAACCACTACATTCTGCAGCATCCTGAAATGTATGGCTTACCGCGAAAGTTCAACATCTCGTTCGACGGTGGAGGTCGCACCACAACACTCGCTGACACCAACGATATCGGTTTCTTTGCGGTGCGAGGGTCGCTCGACGGAACCAGTGCTCCGGAGATTTTTTTCCGGATGGAACTCGGCGGCATCACTGGTCATGGCGATTTTGCAAGTGACTGTGGCATTCTGCTGCGCGAGTGTGAATGTGTCGACCTCGCTGCTGCCGTGCTCCGGGTTTTTCTGCAGGAAGGTGATCGGACCGATCGCAAGCGGGCACGTCTCAAGTATGTCCTCGATCGACTCGGTCAGGCCGAGTTTCTGAAACTCGTCGAGAAATCGTATGGCAAACCGCTGCGACAGGTACCCCGGGAGTATGTCGAGCTACCACGCACGAAAGCGGTGTCTGGCGCTCACCTCGGTTTCCATCCCCAAGCACAGCCGGGGCTGCACTATGTCGGTGTGGTACTCCCGGTCGGACGTCTCAGCGCTCAGCAGATGCGTGATCTTGCCCAGGTTGCCGATCGTTATGGAAGTGGCACCATTCGACTCACGGTTTGGCAAAATCTGCTGATCTCCGACATCAAAACCGACGACATTCCTGCGGTCCAAGCAGCGATCGAAGCAACCGGTCTCTGCACCTCAGCTACGAACGTTCGGAGTGGACTCGTCGCCTGCACGGGAGCTGCTGGTTGCAAGTTCGCTGCTGCTCACACGAAGCAACATGCACTGAAACTCGCCACTTATCTCGAGTCCAAGATTCAGCTCGATCTGCCGGTGAACATTCATCTGACTGGTTGTCATCATTCGTGTGCACAGCATGCGATTGGAGATATTGGCCTGCTCGGAACGAAGGTGGCGCAAGGGGAAGAAATGGTCGAAGGGTATCACTTGTTCGTGGGTGGTGGATTTGGAGACGATCGCGGAATTGGACGACAGCTTCAAGCGAGTATCCCTGCGACCGAGATGCCCAGCATCGTCGAGCGTTTGCTCATCGCTTGGAATGATGGCCGAGATTTTCGCGAGCAAACGTTTGCCGATTGGTCGCGTAAACGAACGCTCGATGAATTGACTCGTGTGATTGCCAACTCGAGTGTGGCGATGAAGGAGGTAGCATGA
- a CDS encoding nitrate reductase: protein MIKLLPLLQMIHLDDAPRASHENSLLRTWDGPLTRELSLQNEQLGLPLLPQRLAPETTTTMVCGFCSTGCGLKIHLRDGEAINVSPDTSYPVNLGMACPKGWEGLAPLSAPDRATTPLFRDQSTGEFRPIDWHQAAEHFRNQFQSIQAKYGPESVAFLSTGQIATEEMFLLGAVAKFGFGFLHGDSNTRQCMATAATAYKQSLGFDAPPYTYSDFEESDLLVFVGANPCIAHPILWERVLANRRQAKIVVIDPRQSETAQAAHMHLAIRPKSDQTFFYGITRLLIERGWMDRDYIEQHTSGYAEFQAFLEAFTLERLQLETGLTLSQIEGFARLVHQSERTSFWWTMGVNQSYQGVRTAQSIINLALVTGNFGRPGTGANSITGQCNAMGSRLFSNTSALAGGRDFTREDHRHEVAKILGIDAARIPSSSGMAYDEILDAVRAGKIRGLWIIATNTAHSWIEQAETRQALAQLDFLVVQDIYTTTETAQLAHLILPAAPWGEKEGTFINSERRVGRIKRVQRSPGSALADFSIFRLLAKYWGGLEQFEELDSPAKVFAVLQELSRGRPCDITGIRGYQHLDEAGGIQWPWTESDAAAASRFSERPMPIGSQQRRLFSEGKFFHPDGRAKLLFDAPRPMPEQPNAEFPLLLLTGRGSVAQWHTQTRTSKSAVLRKLYPADLYIEIHPEDAERLGITHACAVRVRSRRATIVARTCVVTTVAPGTIFAPMHYAAVNQLTLAHYDPHSRQPSYKDCAVRVDRMGEGL, encoded by the coding sequence ATGATCAAGCTGTTGCCACTTCTGCAAATGATCCACCTCGACGATGCGCCGCGCGCGAGCCATGAAAACTCGCTCCTCCGTACTTGGGATGGCCCTCTCACTCGCGAACTCTCGCTCCAAAACGAACAACTCGGCCTTCCCCTCTTGCCGCAACGTCTCGCCCCGGAAACCACCACCACGATGGTGTGCGGCTTTTGCTCCACTGGCTGTGGACTCAAGATTCATCTACGCGATGGTGAAGCGATCAATGTCTCGCCCGATACGTCCTATCCTGTGAACCTCGGCATGGCCTGCCCGAAAGGTTGGGAAGGTCTCGCGCCACTGTCGGCTCCCGATCGCGCGACGACTCCCCTTTTTCGCGATCAATCCACAGGCGAGTTTCGACCGATCGATTGGCATCAAGCCGCAGAGCATTTCCGAAATCAATTTCAGTCGATCCAGGCCAAGTATGGCCCTGAAAGTGTGGCATTCCTGAGCACCGGACAGATCGCGACCGAAGAGATGTTCTTACTCGGCGCGGTCGCAAAATTTGGTTTCGGTTTTTTGCACGGCGATAGTAATACACGGCAATGCATGGCAACTGCTGCGACCGCTTATAAGCAATCGCTCGGGTTCGATGCCCCCCCTTACACCTACTCCGATTTCGAAGAATCAGACCTGCTGGTTTTTGTCGGCGCTAATCCGTGCATTGCCCATCCGATTTTGTGGGAGCGTGTCCTCGCGAATCGTCGCCAAGCCAAAATCGTGGTGATCGATCCACGCCAAAGTGAGACGGCACAAGCGGCTCACATGCATCTCGCTATTCGCCCCAAGTCGGATCAAACATTCTTCTACGGCATCACCCGTTTGCTCATCGAGCGTGGCTGGATGGATCGGGATTACATCGAGCAGCACACCTCCGGATATGCCGAATTTCAAGCGTTTCTCGAGGCATTTACCCTCGAACGGTTGCAGCTAGAGACGGGATTGACGCTGTCGCAGATTGAGGGATTTGCCAGGCTGGTGCATCAGTCGGAGCGCACATCGTTCTGGTGGACGATGGGAGTGAATCAAAGTTACCAGGGGGTGCGTACGGCGCAGAGTATTATCAACTTGGCGCTCGTCACCGGAAACTTTGGTAGGCCAGGAACGGGTGCCAACTCGATTACTGGTCAGTGCAATGCGATGGGTTCGCGGCTGTTCAGCAACACCTCGGCACTCGCTGGAGGTCGTGATTTTACGCGTGAAGATCATCGTCACGAGGTGGCAAAAATCCTAGGGATCGACGCGGCACGTATTCCTAGCTCGAGCGGCATGGCGTACGACGAGATTCTCGATGCAGTTCGTGCAGGAAAGATTCGTGGGCTCTGGATCATCGCCACTAACACCGCTCATTCCTGGATCGAGCAGGCCGAGACACGCCAGGCTCTCGCACAGCTCGACTTCCTCGTGGTGCAAGATATTTACACCACCACGGAAACTGCGCAGCTCGCGCATCTGATTCTCCCTGCTGCACCTTGGGGCGAGAAAGAAGGAACGTTCATCAATTCCGAGCGCCGTGTGGGACGTATCAAACGTGTGCAGCGATCGCCCGGGTCTGCCTTGGCTGACTTCTCGATCTTCCGCTTGCTTGCCAAGTACTGGGGGGGACTCGAGCAATTCGAAGAACTCGATTCGCCAGCCAAGGTTTTTGCAGTGCTTCAAGAACTTTCGCGTGGACGACCTTGCGATATCACCGGAATTCGCGGCTATCAGCATCTCGATGAGGCGGGGGGCATACAGTGGCCTTGGACCGAGAGCGATGCTGCAGCGGCTAGCCGATTCAGTGAGCGCCCGATGCCGATCGGTAGTCAGCAGCGGCGTTTATTTTCAGAGGGAAAGTTCTTTCACCCCGATGGCCGCGCCAAGTTGTTGTTCGACGCGCCACGTCCGATGCCTGAACAGCCGAACGCAGAATTTCCGCTCCTTTTGCTCACCGGACGAGGGAGTGTCGCGCAGTGGCATACGCAAACGCGCACTTCGAAATCGGCGGTCCTGCGTAAGCTCTACCCGGCTGATCTCTACATCGAAATACATCCCGAAGATGCCGAGCGACTTGGGATCACCCATGCATGTGCGGTACGAGTGCGCTCGAGACGCGCAACGATTGTTGCTCGCACTTGCGTGGTGACGACGGTCGCTCCTGGGACCATCTTTGCCCCGATGCACTACGCTGCCGTGAACCAACTGACGCTCGCTCACTACGATCCTCATTCGCGCCAACCTTCCTACAAAGACTGCGCTGTGCGCGTCGATCGCATGGGAGAAGGACTATGA
- a CDS encoding ABC transporter ATP-binding protein — MADYVELYRVAKTYPQTSGDVVIVDNFNLDIAEGEFVSLIGHSGCGKSTVLSMIAGLTTISRGQIVVARREIDGPGPDRGVVFQSPCLLPWLTAIDNVLLGIDRVFPHVPRAERRAMAHYYLELVGLADSAKQLAKELSQGMQQRVGIARAFALAPKMILLDEPFGMLDSLTRFELQEVLIELLAQTKATTLMVTHDIDEALFMSDRVVMMTSGPAATVGEILHVPFDRPRHRTAVLAHPEYHLLRHRMLDFLEHAHLVPTALKSTIAEAEPVPAIPVAATAVVPRDGMRVFPTPEVPETRCG, encoded by the coding sequence ATGGCCGACTATGTCGAACTTTATCGCGTCGCCAAAACCTATCCCCAAACGAGTGGCGATGTGGTGATCGTCGACAATTTCAATCTCGACATCGCCGAGGGGGAGTTCGTTTCGCTGATTGGTCACTCCGGCTGTGGGAAGAGCACCGTCCTCTCGATGATTGCCGGATTGACGACCATCTCGCGCGGTCAGATCGTCGTGGCGCGACGCGAAATCGATGGCCCTGGTCCCGATCGGGGCGTGGTTTTTCAGTCCCCTTGCCTGCTCCCTTGGCTCACGGCGATTGATAACGTTTTGCTCGGAATTGACCGTGTTTTCCCGCATGTGCCGCGGGCCGAGCGGCGCGCGATGGCGCACTACTACCTGGAACTTGTAGGGCTTGCCGATTCGGCCAAACAGCTCGCAAAAGAGCTCTCGCAAGGGATGCAGCAGCGCGTCGGAATTGCGCGTGCCTTTGCACTGGCTCCCAAAATGATCCTGCTCGATGAACCCTTTGGGATGCTCGACTCGCTCACTCGTTTCGAGCTGCAAGAGGTGCTTATCGAACTCCTCGCGCAAACCAAAGCGACCACACTGATGGTGACGCACGACATCGACGAAGCACTCTTCATGTCCGACCGTGTGGTGATGATGACCAGCGGTCCTGCGGCGACGGTGGGAGAGATTCTGCACGTCCCTTTTGATCGACCGCGTCATCGCACCGCTGTGTTGGCTCACCCCGAGTATCATCTGCTCCGACATCGCATGCTCGATTTCCTCGAACATGCTCACCTCGTTCCGACGGCTCTAAAATCTACGATTGCGGAAGCTGAGCCTGTTCCTGCAATCCCGGTAGCAGCAACAGCAGTAGTGCCGCGCGATGGCATGCGAGTCTTCCCCACGCCTGAAGTGCCGGAGACTCGCTGTGGTTAA
- a CDS encoding DmsC/YnfH family molybdoenzyme membrane anchor subunit encodes MVNLPAPMEKRIPTVSADNFLRQLLLEQQQLTAVGEFSSWHEQQTMDHAAHYRALLPTSSPKSGEQLAFEVDLDACSGCKACVTACHNLNGLEEAETWRHVGMLLGISDASRPQQYVTTACHHCVEPGCLQGCPVQAYDKDPLTGIVRHLDDQCIGCQYCILMCPYEVPQYSAAKGIVRKCDMCRQRLEAGDAPACVAGCPNQAIRITIVSQQTARQRAQTSTFLAASPDPSLTIPTTIYRSAKLQNVADIQGELAGIVAANDTLPHIAHPHFPLVAMLVLTQMSVGTLLLERIFFAAGAIDARASLALLIVSAATGLVGGNAAALHLGKPFGAWRAWMGLRTSWLSREIVTLGPYGGLLGLAALLALLSFTTLASCLSSLALCVGIVGVISSAMIYVATGRDYWNASRTFPRFLGSTLGLGLGVATVVILASRNQPTLVALLALASLMVASVQAFSLNESRRRRQQYPSRSLERTALLLRNALSDAFQMQMSAIVCGGFLGPMILLLIATSSQESAMQQTPVFPIAVVSAVTLLLGNLLERMLYFQACTPAKMPGDDR; translated from the coding sequence GTGGTTAATCTTCCGGCACCGATGGAGAAGCGGATTCCCACCGTTTCTGCAGATAATTTCCTACGGCAATTGCTCCTCGAACAGCAGCAACTGACGGCTGTGGGGGAGTTTTCCAGTTGGCACGAGCAGCAGACGATGGATCATGCCGCGCATTATCGCGCGCTACTTCCCACGTCGTCGCCGAAGTCTGGCGAGCAGTTGGCGTTTGAAGTCGATCTCGATGCCTGCTCGGGATGCAAAGCTTGCGTCACCGCTTGCCATAACCTGAATGGACTCGAGGAAGCAGAGACTTGGCGACATGTCGGGATGCTGCTCGGGATCAGCGATGCAAGTCGTCCTCAGCAGTATGTGACGACAGCTTGTCACCACTGTGTCGAGCCTGGCTGTTTGCAGGGATGCCCCGTCCAAGCGTACGACAAAGATCCACTTACGGGGATTGTGCGCCATCTCGACGATCAATGCATTGGATGTCAGTACTGCATTTTGATGTGCCCCTACGAAGTGCCGCAGTATAGCGCCGCGAAAGGGATTGTGCGGAAGTGCGATATGTGCCGCCAGCGACTCGAGGCGGGAGATGCTCCGGCTTGTGTCGCCGGTTGTCCGAATCAGGCGATTCGGATCACGATCGTTTCGCAGCAGACCGCGCGACAGCGCGCCCAAACGTCGACGTTTCTCGCGGCTAGCCCCGACCCCTCGCTCACGATTCCCACCACCATCTATCGCTCCGCCAAACTGCAAAATGTTGCGGATATTCAGGGAGAATTGGCGGGTATCGTCGCCGCCAACGACACGCTTCCGCACATTGCTCATCCCCATTTTCCACTCGTCGCGATGCTGGTGCTAACCCAAATGTCGGTCGGCACTCTGCTGCTCGAGCGAATATTTTTTGCTGCGGGAGCCATTGATGCTCGTGCGTCGCTCGCACTGCTGATCGTGAGTGCAGCGACCGGTCTGGTGGGTGGAAATGCAGCGGCTCTTCATCTCGGAAAACCGTTTGGTGCTTGGCGGGCATGGATGGGACTGCGAACCAGTTGGCTCAGTCGCGAAATCGTCACACTTGGACCCTATGGGGGTCTGCTTGGCCTTGCTGCCTTGCTCGCGCTACTCAGCTTTACGACTCTTGCCTCGTGCCTCTCGTCGCTGGCACTCTGCGTGGGAATCGTTGGTGTGATTTCCTCCGCGATGATCTACGTCGCCACAGGTCGCGATTACTGGAATGCCTCGCGCACCTTCCCGCGATTTTTGGGAAGCACTCTTGGTTTAGGGCTTGGTGTCGCCACAGTGGTGATTCTCGCGAGCCGTAATCAGCCAACACTTGTGGCGCTGCTGGCGCTCGCTTCGCTGATGGTGGCCTCCGTGCAAGCGTTTTCGCTGAATGAATCGCGCCGCAGGCGACAGCAGTATCCATCGCGAAGTCTCGAGCGCACCGCACTTCTGCTGCGTAATGCACTGTCGGATGCATTTCAAATGCAAATGAGCGCGATCGTTTGTGGCGGATTTCTGGGGCCGATGATTCTGCTCCTGATTGCTACCAGCTCACAAGAAAGCGCAATGCAACAAACTCCCGTTTTCCCAATCGCGGTAGTCAGTGCAGTTACTCTGCTCCTCGGAAATCTGCTCGAGCGAATGCTGTACTTCCAGGCATGCACACCCGCCAAAATGCCGGGAGACGACCGATGA